Proteins encoded together in one uncultured Fusobacterium sp. window:
- a CDS encoding Cof-type HAD-IIB family hydrolase, with protein sequence MKFKAIVCDLDGTLLNPEHTISKNTIDTIKKITAQGVKFFIATGRHHTDALRFKDMLGLDSYLISSNGARIHDENNNIIFRDDIPKELSDEIFNTEIDPEIHKDVYLEDNWFLEIPLEEAHDYHKESGFTYTVTDFSKLHGKEIIKFFYIHNDEKKISKLEKELIEKFGDRTNVTLSLPICLEVMNKDVSKGHAITNVLVPQLGLKKEEIIAFGDGLNDYEMLKSVGEGVLMGNCNPRLKDLLPNNKIAKPNSEDGVAEYLKKIFL encoded by the coding sequence ATGAAGTTTAAAGCTATTGTTTGTGATTTAGATGGAACTCTTTTAAATCCAGAACATACAATATCTAAAAATACAATTGATACTATTAAAAAAATCACAGCTCAAGGAGTTAAGTTTTTTATAGCCACAGGAAGACACCACACTGATGCTTTAAGATTTAAAGATATGCTTGGGTTAGACTCTTACCTAATAAGTTCTAATGGAGCTAGAATCCATGATGAAAACAACAATATAATTTTTAGAGATGATATTCCTAAAGAACTAAGTGACGAGATTTTTAATACTGAAATTGATCCTGAAATTCATAAAGATGTATATTTAGAAGATAATTGGTTTCTTGAAATTCCTTTAGAAGAAGCCCATGATTATCACAAAGAATCTGGATTTACATATACAGTTACAGATTTTTCTAAGTTACATGGAAAAGAAATAATAAAATTTTTCTATATTCATAATGATGAAAAGAAAATAAGTAAATTAGAAAAAGAATTAATAGAAAAATTTGGAGATAGAACTAATGTAACACTTTCACTACCTATTTGTTTAGAGGTTATGAATAAAGATGTCTCAAAAGGACATGCTATTACAAATGTTTTAGTACCTCAATTAGGGTTAAAAAAAGAGGAGATTATCGCTTTTGGTGATGGTTTAAATGACTATGAGATGTTAAAAAGTGTAGGTGAAGGAGTTTTAATGGGAAATTGTAATCCTAGATTAAAAGATCTTTTACCAAATAATAAAATAGCAAAACCAAATAGTGAAGATGGAGTGGCAGAGTATTTAAAAAAGATTTTTTTATAA